Proteins encoded within one genomic window of Nordella sp. HKS 07:
- a CDS encoding GFA family protein, translating to MTATSPDYLEGGCACGKIRYRLAMPPMFVNCCHCRDCQRQTGSAFVINALTEMDRIEVLRGTPEAVSVPTDSGRPHDIYRCPDCRIALWGDYGRRPGLRFLRVGTLDDPAALTPDAHIFTRSKLPWVRLPDHARAFEIYYDMEKEWPPDSLKRREAILGPGK from the coding sequence ATGACCGCAACTTCGCCTGACTATCTGGAAGGTGGCTGCGCCTGCGGCAAGATCCGCTATCGCCTGGCGATGCCGCCGATGTTCGTGAACTGCTGCCATTGCCGGGACTGCCAGCGCCAGACGGGCAGCGCCTTCGTGATCAACGCACTCACCGAGATGGACCGGATCGAAGTCCTGCGTGGAACGCCGGAAGCGGTGTCCGTGCCGACCGACAGCGGCCGGCCGCATGACATCTATCGCTGTCCGGACTGCCGCATCGCCTTGTGGGGCGACTATGGTCGGCGGCCCGGTTTGCGCTTTCTGCGTGTCGGCACGCTCGACGATCCGGCGGCGCTCACGCCCGATGCCCATATCTTCACGCGCTCGAAGTTGCCGTGGGTGCGATTGCCGGACCACGCCCGCGCCTTCGAGATCTACTACGACATGGAAAAGGAATGGCCGCCGGATAGCCTCAAGCGGCGGGAAGCTATATTGGGGCCAGGAAAATGA
- a CDS encoding cupin domain-containing protein yields MAQDLEKGITANGTGFGGKSWNILGQLYFPKAVCDSTFAFETNSMPGQFVPVHVHPSQDEFILVQEGELDLKLDGKWFKAKTGDLVRMPRGIPHGYFNKSDKPARALFWVSPARMLEKLFDNLHNVADPVEAVKISAAHEVDFLPPEANE; encoded by the coding sequence ATGGCGCAGGATCTGGAGAAGGGCATCACCGCGAACGGCACCGGCTTCGGCGGCAAGAGCTGGAACATCCTGGGTCAGCTCTACTTCCCGAAGGCGGTATGCGATTCGACTTTCGCTTTCGAGACCAACAGCATGCCCGGGCAGTTCGTGCCGGTGCATGTTCATCCGAGCCAGGACGAATTCATCCTGGTCCAGGAGGGGGAGCTCGATCTCAAGCTCGACGGCAAATGGTTCAAGGCGAAAACGGGTGATCTGGTGCGCATGCCGCGCGGCATCCCGCATGGCTATTTCAACAAGTCCGACAAGCCGGCCCGGGCGCTGTTCTGGGTCTCCCCGGCGCGGATGCTCGAAAAGCTCTTCGACAATCTCCATAATGTCGCCGACCCGGTCGAGGCGGTGAAGATCTCCGCCGCCCATGAGGTCGACTTCCTGCCGCCCGAAGCCAACGAATAA
- a CDS encoding DUF2339 domain-containing protein encodes MFDDLIGLLILALVVIFFTPLILSIVALSRSGDLRRRLALLETKLAQYETGVAPPAAAPAETMAPEAVVPEIVTEAPAPEVAAPEAAARPGRVWSQARRAQEGESVDAAADSPPEGEAIAAAAPPPPPPPAQPRAGIEERLTSRWLVWLGAVALVLAGIFLIKYSIENALLTPAMRAMAGLVLGVALTLAGEWLRRRPVQKEIAALKPDYVPGALVSAGLFICFASIYAAYALLDLLSPGATFIGLAVVALVAFVLAALHSPIVAIIGLLAGFATPALVSSDSPNAVILFAYLALIAAAAYAVVIYRGWGWLAYGATIGGLLWVGLWIVGPMQAGDLMTIAAFLAALTAAAVWLALRLTPDESPSIWEKPHQPDGPEFNGWLAATGSVGLFAFAALNFQAPMVNLMLAGIGAVALSFAGRRFERFDGFIAHAAALLFLVLLAWEPEGILGKILYDIDAGNIIAPQGALFAPEAKSFVLSHLFAGALIAALGFVLLRGSRRPYVWAGISLLGALLILAAAYARSRFFTTDLLWTLTATLAAAIAVSLAGALNKRREERRYRLALGFYAAAAIAGVSFAFAFVFREAWLTVALALQLPALAWLEKSLDLRELRKLALAVAAVILVRLALNPYVLTYETNNALGTQWILYGYGIPALAFFAAGRMFKQRLNDLTVTVLESGAFVFALLLVALEIRVFTEGRIAAETLTLFELALHTLVWLGAGWWRLRAFATAGRPIDKWWAAILIGLGLLGVVFGQLFALNPVVTYESVGAYPIFNTLLVAYLAPAVLIGLIAYALPDLPQTRSLRTPLSALSLILVLAWVTLETKRFFQGPVLDFWAVSDAEYYAYSVVWLLSSLVLLGIGMWRGAPWLRHGALAILILTVCKVFLSDMAALGGLYRVFSFLGLGLFLVGIGYLYQRFVFTERKAEDKPASG; translated from the coding sequence ATGTTCGACGATCTCATTGGCCTCCTGATTCTCGCGCTGGTGGTGATATTCTTCACCCCGCTCATCCTCTCCATCGTAGCGCTCTCCCGTTCCGGCGATCTCCGGCGGAGGCTGGCACTGCTGGAGACCAAGCTCGCTCAATATGAAACGGGCGTCGCGCCTCCCGCGGCGGCGCCCGCCGAGACTATGGCGCCAGAGGCGGTAGTCCCTGAGATCGTGACCGAGGCCCCCGCGCCAGAGGTTGCTGCCCCTGAAGCCGCCGCGCGTCCAGGCAGGGTCTGGTCGCAAGCCAGGCGTGCGCAGGAGGGCGAGAGTGTCGACGCCGCCGCCGACTCGCCACCCGAGGGCGAGGCCATCGCTGCGGCGGCGCCACCGCCGCCTCCACCGCCCGCGCAACCGCGTGCCGGCATCGAGGAACGACTCACGTCGCGCTGGCTCGTCTGGCTTGGCGCTGTCGCGCTCGTGCTCGCCGGCATCTTCCTCATCAAATACTCGATCGAGAATGCGCTGCTGACACCGGCGATGCGCGCCATGGCCGGGCTTGTCCTCGGCGTCGCCTTGACGCTGGCCGGCGAATGGCTGCGCCGGCGCCCGGTGCAGAAGGAAATTGCGGCGCTCAAGCCCGATTATGTGCCAGGCGCCCTGGTCAGCGCCGGCCTCTTCATCTGCTTCGCCAGCATCTATGCCGCCTATGCGTTGCTGGACCTGCTGAGTCCAGGCGCCACCTTCATCGGCCTCGCCGTGGTGGCGCTGGTCGCTTTCGTGCTGGCGGCACTCCATTCGCCCATCGTCGCGATCATCGGTCTTCTCGCCGGTTTCGCGACGCCGGCTCTGGTGAGCTCGGACAGCCCCAATGCCGTGATCCTGTTCGCCTATCTCGCCCTTATCGCGGCGGCGGCCTATGCCGTCGTCATTTATCGGGGGTGGGGATGGCTCGCTTACGGGGCGACGATCGGCGGGCTTCTATGGGTCGGCCTGTGGATCGTCGGACCGATGCAGGCTGGCGATCTCATGACCATCGCGGCATTCCTTGCCGCGCTGACCGCGGCGGCGGTCTGGCTCGCTTTGCGGCTGACGCCTGACGAATCTCCCTCGATCTGGGAGAAGCCGCATCAGCCGGATGGCCCGGAATTCAACGGCTGGCTCGCGGCGACCGGCTCGGTCGGCCTCTTCGCTTTTGCGGCGCTGAACTTCCAGGCGCCGATGGTGAATTTGATGCTGGCGGGGATAGGCGCGGTGGCGTTGAGCTTCGCCGGCCGGCGCTTTGAGCGCTTTGACGGCTTCATCGCCCATGCCGCGGCACTCTTGTTCCTCGTGCTGCTCGCCTGGGAGCCCGAGGGCATTCTCGGCAAAATTCTCTACGATATCGATGCCGGCAACATCATAGCGCCGCAGGGCGCGCTGTTCGCGCCGGAAGCGAAGAGCTTCGTACTGTCGCATCTATTCGCCGGCGCATTGATCGCGGCCTTGGGTTTCGTCCTGCTGCGTGGCAGCCGGCGTCCTTATGTCTGGGCAGGCATCTCGCTCCTCGGCGCCTTGCTCATATTGGCTGCCGCCTATGCCCGCAGTCGCTTCTTCACCACCGATCTCCTGTGGACGCTTACCGCGACGCTTGCCGCCGCTATCGCCGTGTCGCTTGCGGGCGCGCTCAACAAGAGACGCGAGGAGCGGCGATACCGGCTGGCTCTCGGCTTCTATGCGGCCGCCGCCATTGCCGGCGTGAGCTTCGCTTTCGCCTTCGTGTTCCGCGAAGCCTGGCTTACCGTCGCCTTGGCGCTGCAATTGCCGGCATTGGCCTGGCTCGAGAAGAGCCTCGATCTGAGGGAGTTGCGCAAGCTGGCGCTTGCCGTGGCCGCCGTCATCCTGGTGCGCCTCGCGCTCAATCCCTATGTGCTGACCTACGAGACCAACAATGCTCTCGGGACGCAATGGATTCTCTATGGCTATGGCATTCCCGCACTGGCCTTCTTCGCCGCGGGGCGGATGTTCAAGCAGCGTTTGAACGATCTCACCGTCACGGTCCTCGAAAGTGGCGCCTTCGTCTTCGCGCTCCTGCTGGTGGCGCTCGAAATTCGTGTATTCACCGAGGGGCGCATCGCGGCCGAGACTTTGACGCTCTTCGAACTGGCTCTGCACACCCTGGTCTGGCTCGGCGCCGGCTGGTGGCGGCTCAGGGCCTTCGCGACGGCAGGCCGGCCGATCGACAAATGGTGGGCGGCGATCCTCATTGGCCTCGGCTTGCTGGGCGTCGTTTTCGGCCAGCTCTTCGCCCTCAATCCGGTCGTGACCTATGAGAGCGTCGGCGCTTACCCGATCTTCAACACATTGCTCGTCGCCTATCTCGCGCCGGCGGTTCTGATCGGCCTCATCGCTTATGCGCTGCCCGACCTGCCGCAGACGCGCAGCCTGCGGACGCCGCTCTCGGCGCTGTCCCTCATCCTGGTGCTGGCCTGGGTGACACTTGAGACGAAGCGCTTCTTCCAGGGCCCGGTACTCGATTTCTGGGCCGTGAGCGATGCTGAATACTATGCCTATTCGGTCGTCTGGCTGCTCTCATCCCTGGTGCTGCTCGGAATTGGCATGTGGCGGGGGGCTCCCTGGCTGCGGCATGGCGCGCTCGCTATCCTGATCCTCACCGTCTGTAAGGTATTCCTGTCCGACATGGCTGCCCTGGGAGGGCTTTACCGCGTCTTCTCCTTCCTCGGGCTGGGCCTCTTCCTTGTCGGAATTGGCTATCTTTATCAGCGCTTTGTCTTCACCGAGAGGAAAGCGGAGGATAAGCCTGCCAGCGGCTAA
- a CDS encoding carbon-nitrogen hydrolase family protein gives MKPFAIAGIQMHLGHGSNIEAMRQRVDLTMHLFPWVQMVMFSELACFGPLLQHAQPLPGAAEDAFREMARHHRIWIVNGSMYERREGGIFNTTSVVDPQGDVVGRYRKMFPFAPLEQGVQAGNEFLTFDIEGAGKFGVLNCYDIWFPETSRQLASMGVDVILHPVMTHTIDRDVDIAISHATSAMMQCYVFDVNGLGAGGNGRSCVFDPAGRALFTGDTTEQIIPIEIDMELVRRSRERGIRGLGQMAKSFRDRTVDFPVYDRERFDTSYLDSLGALATPRRVDAPAPRNVHTLPVRRSLVN, from the coding sequence ATGAAGCCCTTTGCCATTGCCGGTATCCAGATGCATCTGGGCCACGGCTCCAACATCGAGGCCATGCGCCAGCGCGTTGATCTGACGATGCATCTTTTTCCCTGGGTGCAAATGGTGATGTTCTCCGAGCTCGCCTGCTTCGGTCCGCTCTTGCAGCACGCCCAGCCGCTGCCGGGCGCCGCCGAAGACGCCTTCCGTGAAATGGCGCGCCATCACCGCATCTGGATCGTCAACGGCTCCATGTATGAGCGCCGCGAGGGCGGCATCTTCAACACCACGTCGGTCGTCGACCCGCAGGGCGATGTCGTCGGACGCTACCGCAAGATGTTTCCGTTCGCCCCCCTGGAGCAGGGCGTTCAGGCGGGTAACGAGTTCCTCACCTTCGACATCGAAGGCGCCGGCAAGTTTGGCGTCCTCAACTGCTACGACATCTGGTTCCCGGAGACGTCGCGCCAGCTTGCCTCGATGGGCGTCGATGTCATCCTGCATCCGGTCATGACGCATACGATCGATCGCGATGTCGATATCGCCATCAGCCATGCGACCTCGGCGATGATGCAGTGCTATGTCTTCGACGTGAACGGATTGGGCGCCGGCGGCAATGGCCGCTCCTGCGTGTTCGATCCCGCGGGCCGCGCGCTCTTCACCGGCGATACGACCGAGCAGATCATCCCGATCGAGATCGACATGGAATTGGTGCGCCGTTCGCGCGAGCGCGGCATCCGCGGTCTGGGTCAGATGGCCAAGAGCTTCCGCGACCGCACTGTCGATTTCCCGGTCTATGACCGCGAGCGCTTCGATACGAGCTATCTCGATTCACTCGGCGCGCTCGCCACGCCGCGCCGCGTCGACGCGCCGGCGCCGCGCAATGTCCACACGCTCCCGGTGCGCCGCAGTCTCGTAAACTGA
- a CDS encoding alpha/beta fold hydrolase, with product MRLARFALTVAAAALFILAAFAPAQAAPVKNIVIVHGALADGSGWRKVYDLLKAKGHDVTIVQEPMTSLQDDVDATHRILALQDGPVILVGHSYGGMVVTEAGNSDKVVGLVYIAAFQPDVAESVLDLAGKTPAPSTGIVATADGYLYLDPKVFAADFAADVSPADTEFMAHSQVLPAKAAFETKSRQPAWKSKKSWALITTEDRAINPDLMRMMAKRAGSTTVEVKASHAVFISQPEAVANLIEEASLALSK from the coding sequence ATGAGACTTGCAAGATTCGCGCTCACGGTGGCCGCCGCAGCATTGTTCATCCTTGCTGCCTTCGCGCCGGCTCAAGCGGCGCCGGTCAAGAATATCGTGATCGTTCACGGCGCGCTGGCGGACGGCTCCGGCTGGCGCAAAGTATACGATCTCCTGAAGGCCAAAGGCCATGACGTAACGATCGTGCAGGAGCCGATGACCTCCCTGCAAGACGATGTCGACGCCACTCATCGCATCCTTGCGCTCCAGGACGGTCCAGTGATCCTCGTGGGCCACAGCTACGGAGGCATGGTCGTGACGGAAGCGGGCAACAGCGACAAGGTCGTAGGGCTTGTCTACATCGCCGCCTTCCAACCGGATGTGGCGGAAAGCGTTCTCGATCTCGCCGGCAAGACTCCTGCCCCGTCGACAGGCATAGTAGCGACGGCGGACGGATATCTATATCTGGATCCGAAAGTCTTTGCCGCTGATTTCGCGGCCGATGTGTCGCCGGCAGACACCGAGTTCATGGCCCACTCGCAAGTCTTGCCGGCAAAGGCCGCCTTCGAGACCAAGAGCCGACAACCGGCGTGGAAAAGCAAAAAAAGTTGGGCTCTCATCACGACCGAAGATCGGGCGATAAATCCTGATCTCATGCGGATGATGGCGAAGCGTGCCGGCAGCACGACCGTCGAGGTCAAGGCCAGCCACGCCGTGTTCATATCGCAGCCGGAGGCGGTCGCGAATCTCATCGAGGAAGCGTCCCTGGCTCTGTCGAAGTGA
- a CDS encoding 1-aminocyclopropane-1-carboxylate deaminase, translating to MSLLAKFDRYPLTFGPTPIEHLPRLSAAIGGKVQIYAKRDDCNSGLAMGGNKLRKLEYIVPDAIASGADTLVSIGGVQSNHTRLVAATAAKLGMKCVVIQEKWVPHYDAVYDRVGNILMTRLMGADSRLVDAGFDIGIRKSWEDAIRSVKDSGGKPYPIPAGASVHKFGGLGYIGFAEEVARQEAELGIAFDYIIVCVVTGSTLAGTIVGFAAQNRAQRVVGIDASGTPEQTRAQVRQIVDNTAALVGLGRAIRDDEIIINPDYAYPAYGVPSEETNAAIRLAARMEAMITDPVYEGKSMQGMIDLARKGYFPEGSRVLYAHLGGAPAINGYSYYYKDAEPAAGEHVASAPLFP from the coding sequence ATGTCCCTCCTTGCCAAATTCGACCGCTATCCGCTCACCTTCGGTCCCACGCCCATCGAGCACCTGCCCCGGCTGTCGGCGGCGATCGGCGGAAAGGTGCAGATCTACGCCAAGCGCGACGACTGCAATTCCGGCCTGGCGATGGGCGGCAACAAGCTCCGAAAACTTGAATACATCGTTCCCGATGCTATCGCGTCGGGCGCCGACACGCTCGTGTCGATCGGCGGCGTGCAGTCGAACCACACACGCCTGGTCGCGGCAACGGCCGCGAAACTCGGCATGAAATGCGTCGTGATCCAGGAGAAATGGGTTCCGCATTACGACGCCGTCTATGATCGCGTCGGCAACATCCTGATGACCCGGCTCATGGGCGCCGACAGCCGGCTCGTCGATGCCGGCTTCGATATCGGTATCCGCAAAAGCTGGGAAGATGCCATCCGCTCCGTGAAGGACTCCGGAGGCAAGCCCTATCCGATCCCGGCCGGCGCCTCGGTGCATAAATTCGGCGGTCTCGGCTATATCGGCTTCGCCGAGGAAGTCGCGAGACAGGAGGCTGAGCTCGGCATCGCCTTCGACTATATCATCGTCTGTGTCGTGACCGGCTCGACGCTCGCCGGCACCATCGTCGGCTTTGCGGCCCAGAACCGGGCGCAGCGTGTCGTCGGCATCGATGCCTCTGGAACGCCCGAACAGACCCGGGCACAGGTGCGCCAGATTGTCGACAACACCGCCGCGCTTGTCGGACTGGGACGTGCCATCCGTGATGACGAGATCATCATCAATCCCGACTATGCCTACCCCGCCTATGGCGTGCCCTCCGAGGAGACCAACGCAGCGATCCGGCTCGCCGCGCGAATGGAGGCGATGATCACCGACCCCGTCTATGAGGGCAAATCCATGCAGGGCATGATCGACCTGGCGCGCAAGGGCTACTTCCCCGAGGGATCGAGAGTCCTTTATGCGCATCTCGGCGGCGCGCCGGCGATCAATGGCTATAGCTACTACTACAAGGACGCCGAACCAGCCGCCGGAGAGCATGTGGCGTCGGCGCCCCTCTTCCCGTAG
- a CDS encoding Lrp/AsnC family transcriptional regulator — protein sequence MEDYSVGPLDRIDIKIMRALQADGRLTNAEVAIRVNVSAATCHRRTQRLFEEGYITGVRADIAPASVHLNALVMVGVVLDRSTPESFAAFEKAVLPMKEVLDCNLVAGDFDYLLKIRVRDMADFNKLHGQKLIALPGIRQTRTFFVMKEVKDNARLPF from the coding sequence ATGGAAGATTATTCCGTAGGGCCGTTGGACCGCATCGATATTAAGATAATGCGGGCCCTCCAGGCCGATGGCCGCCTGACCAATGCCGAGGTGGCCATCCGTGTGAATGTCAGCGCCGCTACTTGCCACAGGCGCACCCAGCGGCTGTTCGAGGAGGGCTACATCACGGGAGTGAGGGCGGACATAGCGCCCGCGTCGGTCCACTTGAATGCGCTTGTGATGGTTGGCGTCGTGCTCGATCGTTCGACGCCCGAGAGTTTCGCCGCATTCGAGAAGGCCGTGCTGCCGATGAAGGAGGTCCTCGACTGCAATCTGGTGGCGGGAGATTTCGACTATCTGCTGAAAATCCGGGTCCGCGACATGGCGGATTTCAACAAGCTGCACGGGCAGAAGCTGATTGCTCTTCCGGGCATCAGACAGACCCGTACTTTCTTCGTCATGAAGGAGGTCAAGGACAATGCGCGCCTGCCGTTCTGA
- a CDS encoding putative bifunctional diguanylate cyclase/phosphodiesterase: MVNELGAEFVIANLKLAEPGSPAEQSVILADPAGGAVSKLIWSTRTRGSDALATISPAVTTMLILLTLIMMGVVVTAWANLRATMRSQKEAEHAATHDFLTGLPNRASLLATPLSDDKTLRMQPDVCVVFLDLDGFKDVNDTHGHFAGDRALLGCTAGFSHIAAGNGLLARVGGDEFAFLTTGPDAQRTGRKVAEQFIEFLKEPLKTPKGDLRLGTSVGIASGCSKDTTIHELLRRSDIAMYEAKKLGGNRIAYYDANIDAKMQERASLTHHLREALAAEEITVAYQLIVDSATHQPKGVEALARWTMFDGRVIRPDVFISLAEEGGLIETLGAYVLRRACVDALAWPDFILSVNVSPVQFKNPRFDEMVGQVLAEIGFPASQLELEITERHLMVEPDIALAAMWRLKERGVTIALDDFGTGYSSIGYLRTFPFDRLKLDRSICADITSNTNVQQLVQGTIAIARSMGLKVTAEGIEDEFQAKFLRLAGCEFLQGFYFNRPMPADEIRPKVLEGA, encoded by the coding sequence ATGGTGAACGAACTCGGAGCGGAATTCGTGATCGCCAATCTCAAGCTCGCCGAGCCCGGCAGTCCAGCCGAGCAGAGTGTGATCCTGGCCGATCCTGCTGGCGGCGCCGTGAGCAAGCTCATCTGGTCGACCAGGACGCGCGGATCGGACGCCCTGGCGACGATCAGCCCGGCGGTCACGACGATGCTGATCCTGCTCACCCTGATCATGATGGGCGTGGTGGTGACGGCATGGGCCAATCTGCGCGCCACCATGCGCAGCCAGAAGGAAGCCGAGCATGCCGCCACGCATGATTTCCTGACCGGCCTGCCGAACCGGGCATCGCTGCTCGCGACGCCGCTCAGCGACGACAAGACGTTGCGCATGCAGCCCGATGTCTGCGTCGTTTTCCTCGATCTCGACGGCTTCAAGGACGTCAATGACACGCATGGCCACTTCGCCGGCGACCGCGCGTTGCTCGGCTGCACCGCGGGCTTCAGTCACATCGCCGCCGGCAACGGCCTCCTTGCCCGCGTCGGCGGCGATGAGTTCGCCTTCCTCACCACCGGCCCCGATGCCCAGCGAACCGGTCGCAAGGTCGCCGAGCAGTTCATCGAATTCCTGAAGGAGCCGCTCAAGACGCCGAAAGGCGATCTCCGTCTCGGCACCAGCGTCGGCATCGCGTCAGGCTGCTCCAAGGATACCACCATCCACGAGCTCTTACGCCGCTCCGACATCGCCATGTACGAGGCCAAGAAACTCGGCGGCAACCGCATCGCCTATTACGACGCCAATATCGACGCCAAGATGCAGGAGCGCGCCAGCCTCACCCATCATTTGCGCGAGGCGCTGGCGGCGGAGGAGATTACGGTCGCCTATCAGCTCATCGTCGACTCGGCGACGCATCAGCCGAAGGGCGTCGAGGCGCTGGCGCGCTGGACGATGTTCGACGGGCGGGTGATCCGGCCCGATGTCTTCATCTCGCTCGCCGAGGAAGGCGGCCTCATCGAGACGCTCGGCGCCTATGTCCTGCGCCGCGCCTGCGTCGACGCCCTCGCCTGGCCGGATTTCATTCTGTCGGTGAATGTCTCGCCGGTGCAATTCAAGAACCCGCGCTTCGACGAGATGGTCGGGCAGGTACTCGCCGAAATCGGCTTCCCGGCAAGCCAGCTCGAGCTCGAGATTACCGAGCGCCACCTGATGGTCGAGCCCGACATCGCGCTTGCCGCCATGTGGCGGCTGAAAGAACGCGGTGTCACCATCGCGCTCGATGACTTCGGCACCGGCTATTCGAGCATTGGCTATTTGCGCACCTTCCCCTTTGACCGGCTCAAACTCGACCGTTCGATCTGCGCCGACATCACCAGCAACACCAATGTGCAGCAACTTGTCCAGGGAACCATCGCCATAGCGCGTTCAATGGGCCTCAAGGTCACGGCGGAAGGAATCGAGGACGAGTTCCAGGCCAAATTCCTGCGCCTTGCCGGCTGCGAGTTCCTGCAAGGCTTCTATTTCAACCGGCCGATGCCGGCCGACGAGATCAGGCCCAAAGTCCTCGAAGGGGCTTGA
- a CDS encoding CHASE4 domain-containing protein: protein MSLGAILARFGRKGTIEFWMAVMAGAALAATVGVVFYALNHLANEVDRTDRALTRQTAQAAVKSFVKKLHDSHQDYARWDDAVTGLYNISNPEFVRSGYTDSTSTGIIFDTAFLIDESGKDLFALRAGAALAASSKEISDWCSTGCSSRARRRPANMRCRAASSGRRTALPRLWPGLSCPSRKASPCPKDRNGSW from the coding sequence ATGAGTCTTGGCGCAATTCTGGCGCGCTTCGGGCGCAAGGGGACAATCGAATTCTGGATGGCGGTCATGGCGGGCGCGGCGTTGGCCGCGACCGTCGGCGTCGTCTTCTATGCCCTCAATCATCTCGCCAATGAAGTCGACCGCACCGACCGGGCGCTGACGCGGCAGACAGCGCAGGCGGCGGTCAAATCCTTCGTCAAGAAGCTGCATGACAGCCACCAGGACTATGCGCGCTGGGACGACGCCGTTACCGGACTTTACAACATCTCCAATCCGGAATTCGTGCGCAGCGGCTATACCGACTCGACCTCGACGGGAATCATATTCGACACCGCCTTTCTGATCGACGAATCCGGCAAGGACCTCTTCGCGCTGCGGGCCGGCGCGGCACTCGCCGCGTCGTCCAAGGAGATTTCGGACTGGTGCTCGACCGGATGCTCAAGCAGAGCGAGGCGCCGCCCGGCCAATATGCGGTGTCGAGCGGCTTCTTCAGGACGCCGGACGGCATTGCCGCGGCTGTGGCCGGGCCTGTCGTGCCCTTCTCGGAAGGCTTCGCCCTGCCCGAAGGACAGAAACGGATCCTGGTGA
- a CDS encoding biotin carboxylase codes for MAPSGKRQKLTSLSDIYKFFRQNQTPIYFLSPTPYNLLGLGRWINKFEYINFFDSFDATHPKITVPRENGPHEFRSIEDVNNYLLRHKEVRTRIAERGNGLLILVMLDEETEKLAKELGLKIALPPVKLRKHIDSKIVTTQLGNEAGIKSAPNTLGKAKTYADLMKLAMKAKLGQDLVVQTPYGDSGRTTFFIKSEADWKKHEDKLVAEQLKVMKRINHLPGTVEAIATRHGTLVGPLQTDITGFTEVTPYKGGWCGNDVFVGGLDKERRAVTRMAQKLGDRLYKAGYKGAFCMDFLIDTDSGEVYLGEINPRVSGASPLTNLITSTYGGCPIYLFHMLEFMDVDWEIDLAQVQKRWTEYDDWSQLILKYPVDRVEMITKAPASGIWQMNESGDISLVRKSIDWFLVSGEHEAFYLRVYTAGDYRYHGADMGILVSRGRMQTDDRKLKDRAKQWVNAIYKQFDAIPLEGSSAPTPPPMDSVNKMF; via the coding sequence ATGGCACCAAGCGGCAAGCGTCAAAAACTCACAAGTCTTTCAGATATCTACAAATTCTTCCGTCAAAATCAGACGCCGATCTACTTCTTGTCGCCCACTCCCTATAACCTTCTGGGGCTCGGGCGCTGGATCAACAAGTTCGAATACATCAATTTCTTTGACAGCTTCGACGCCACGCATCCCAAGATCACGGTGCCGCGCGAGAACGGACCGCACGAGTTCCGCTCAATCGAGGACGTCAACAATTACCTCCTGCGCCACAAGGAGGTCAGGACCCGGATCGCCGAACGCGGCAATGGGCTGCTCATCCTGGTCATGCTCGACGAAGAGACCGAGAAGCTCGCCAAGGAGCTTGGCCTCAAGATCGCATTGCCGCCCGTCAAACTGCGCAAGCATATCGACAGCAAGATCGTCACCACCCAGCTCGGCAATGAAGCAGGTATCAAAAGCGCCCCGAATACACTCGGAAAAGCAAAGACTTACGCCGATCTCATGAAGCTTGCCATGAAGGCCAAGTTGGGTCAGGACCTGGTCGTCCAGACCCCCTATGGCGATTCCGGCCGCACCACATTCTTCATCAAATCCGAGGCCGACTGGAAGAAGCATGAGGACAAGCTCGTCGCCGAGCAGCTCAAGGTGATGAAGCGGATCAACCACCTGCCGGGCACGGTCGAGGCGATTGCCACCCGCCACGGCACGCTGGTCGGGCCGCTCCAGACCGACATCACCGGCTTCACCGAAGTCACCCCTTACAAGGGCGGCTGGTGCGGCAACGACGTTTTCGTCGGCGGCCTCGACAAGGAGCGCCGGGCCGTCACCCGCATGGCGCAGAAGCTCGGCGATCGCCTCTATAAGGCTGGCTACAAAGGCGCCTTCTGCATGGACTTCCTCATCGATACGGATTCGGGCGAAGTCTATCTGGGTGAGATCAACCCACGTGTCTCAGGCGCCTCCCCTCTCACCAATCTCATCACGTCAACCTATGGCGGCTGTCCAATCTACTTGTTCCACATGCTGGAGTTCATGGATGTCGATTGGGAGATTGACCTGGCGCAGGTCCAGAAGCGGTGGACCGAATATGACGACTGGAGCCAGCTCATTCTCAAATATCCGGTCGACCGGGTCGAGATGATCACCAAGGCGCCGGCTTCGGGCATCTGGCAAATGAACGAGAGTGGCGACATCTCGCTCGTCCGCAAGTCGATCGACTGGTTTCTGGTCTCGGGCGAGCATGAAGCCTTTTATCTGCGTGTCTATACGGCAGGCGATTACCGCTACCACGGTGCTGATATGGGCATTCTCGTTTCGCGTGGGCGCATGCAGACCGACGACCGGAAGTTGAAAGATCGTGCGAAGCAGTGGGTCAATGCGATCTACAAGCAATTCGACGCCATTCCCCTCGAAGGAAGTTCCGCGCCGACGCCGCCGCCGATGGACAGCGTTAACAAAATGTTTTGA